DNA from Thermomicrobium roseum DSM 5159:
ATTTGAACTCCCACGGGGTTACCCCCACTACGCCCTGAACGTAGCGCGTCTGCCAGTTCCGCCACTTCGGCCCGTCGAGCGGTTATCCGCTCGCAGCCGCTAGTATAGCATCAAGCGGGTTGCGTTCGCAAGCGTTTCCGGGCAGTTCCGCGAATGCCTATCAACCTCTTCCCTGCACATCCCGCGCGTGTCATCGCGGCCAACGACCTTCTGCGACAGCCATCTCGGGATGGCCTCCTCTTCGGTTCGCGAGCAGGCGCATCGCTCGTCCGATGTAGGGTCTTGCGGTTCGGCATGGTACAGGAGAGTCGGGTCATTCATCGGATCGGGTACTCTATGGAGGACTCGAGAACTGGCGGTCTTGCTCGAGAGCGATCTGGCTAAGCACCGCGAGCGGAGCCGATTGTCGTGGTGCTCGACGAGGCAGGCACGTGGTCGTTGGTCGCTCACTCGGTCAGATGCCCCTGTTCCTCGTAATAGTCGATCCGGCGCGCTGCCACGATGGCCTGGATCTCTTGCATGCTCATCCCGAAGCGGTGTAAGGTGTGACGAACCATTTCCAGGCCAGCTTCGAAACTAGGGTGCACCACTTCGGTGGCCCCAGCCTCGACCAAGCGCGCGACGAAGGCTCGCCGGTCGGCCCGCGCGATGATGTCCAGGGTGGGGTTGAGTGTCCGGGCCAGGCGCACCGCAGCTTCGGCGGCAAAGGCATCGGGGACAGCGACGACGAAGACGCGCGCGGTCGTGATGTGCGCCGCCAGGAGGACCTGCTCGTTCGCGACGTCACCATAGATCGCCTGGATCCCCAGGCGCCGCAAGTCGCGCACCAGGACGGGATCGCGATCGATCACGACGAAACGAAAGCGCCGGCGTTGCAGGACTCGCCCCACTTCGCGGCCAGAGCGACCGTAACCAGCGATCACGACATGACCGCGCAGGGGCGAACTCGAGGAAGCACCGGAATCGATCTCGTGGAGCGCTGCCGGGCGACCGACCAAGCGGAGCGGCGGCTCGAGCAGCCAACGGGCCCGCTCCGTCAGCGTCAAGAGAAAGGTATTGAGCAGGAGCGAGGCGATCGCAGCACCGATCATCGCATTGTAGAGAGTGTGGTCGAGAATACCCACCTGCAACCCGAGTAGACCGAGCACGAACGAGAATTCGCCGATCTGCGCGAGAAAGGCTCCCGAGCGAATAGCGACGCTCGGTGAGTAACCCAAGAACGCGACTACACCTGCGGCAAGGAACCCTTTGATCACGGTTACGACGATCAAGATGGCGAGCGCAATCGGCCAGGACCGGAGGAGAGCAATCGGGTCCGCGAGAAGGCCGAGTGCGGCGAAGAACATGACGCCGAAGACATCACGAAGCGGGAGAATACCGCCGAGAACTTGATAGGAAAACTCGGATTCGGATACGACGATACCAGCCAGAAAAGCCCCCAGAGCGAACGAGAGGCCGGCCCATTCGCTCCCCACTGCTGTTCCGATCGCTAGCAGGACGACCGCTAGAAGGAAAAGTTCCCGGCTTCCGACTCGTGCGATCTGAAACAGTAACCAAGGGACGATGCGTATGCCGAGGACCGCGATCGTCAGCAACGCGACGACGGCGAGCGCGATCGATTTTCCGAGGCCGAGAACGACGTCCACGAGGTCGGAACCGACGAGCGCGGGAATGATCGCGACCAACGGCACCACCGCGATATCTTGGGCGAGCAGGATCGCTGCGGTCGGGCGTGCGGCTGGTTGGTTCAAGGTGCCCCGCAGTTCCATGAGCGTGAAACCGATCACCGAACTGGAGATCGCTGAGAGTTCAGCGAGCACGAACGCTTGTGCGGTGGTGAGGCCCAATGCGCGAAAGATGAGGAATGCAACCATGAGCGTCAGGCCGATCTGGAGGAGTCCCCCACGAATGACGATACGGCGTAACTCGATCAGCTCCCGAAAGGAGAAGTGGACGCCGAGCGAGAACATGAGAAAGCTCACACCGAAATCAGCGAAAGCTTGAATGATCGCGGGATCGATGTGCCGACCCTCCAAGAGGCGACCGAGCAAGAGCCCAGCGACGAGGTAACCCATGATGACCGGTTGCCGCAGCCGGGCGGACACCAGACCGAGCAGGACGGCTGCGGCGACGACGATCAAGAAGACGAGAAAAATGGCTTCGCGTTCCACGCGTTTTGCCTGTTCACTCTCCCGAGCAGGCGATCAAATCGTCAGCGCGCCTCAGCGCGAGTGCGCAAAACGGCATCGTACTACAGTTTTGCGTCGAGGCGCTACCGTGCCAGGGTGCAGCGTCACCATCGAGGAGAATCGGCAAGGCGATCGTTCTCGAAGCGAGGAGCTGGGATGGTCGAGACGGGCGTTTCCACCGGTGGCTCGACCAGCTGTCTCCGATTGCGGAACTGGTGACGCTGCACGATCGGCCCTGGAATCAGCATGCCACGTGGATGCGCGCGGATAACCTTCGACGTGACAGCGTATCCCACAGCTGCTCGTCGGTCGCATCGGGGCCTGACAGCGCGGTCGAAGTCGCTCCTTGACGCCAGCGTGACCGCGCTCCATACTAGTGTACGTACACTGCGGTGTGGCCATGGAGGCGGGTGCTGCTCTCCGGTAGAATCGGGACGCGGATGTGATCGGCAGTGATCGTTCGTGCCCGAAAACGAGTATGAGCGGAGAGCAGGGAGATCGAGAGCGATGCAGAGCAGCGAGATCCGTCGAGCATTCATCGAATTTTTTGCCGAGCGTGGCCATGTCCAGGTACCGAGTTCGTCGTTGATTCCGTCGGATCCTACCGTCTTGTTGACGACAGCTGGTATGCAACAGATGGTGCCCTATTTCCTGGGTTTGGAGCGACCGCCGCACACGCGACTGACGTCGATCCAGAAGTGTTTCCGTACTGTCGATATCGATGAGGTGGGAGACGAAAGCCATCTGACTTTCTTCGAGATGCTGGGAAACTTCTCGATCGGCGACTACTTCAAAGCAGAAGCGATCAGCTGGGCGTGGGAGTTCCTCACCAAGTGGCTCGGCGTTCCAGCCGAACGCTGGTATCCGACGGTGCATCCGGATGACGAGTTCTCTTACCAGTATTGGCGAGACCAGATCGGTGTTCCGACTGAGCGGATCTTCAAGCTAGAAGACAATTGGTGGGGACCGGTGGGAGCGACGGGACCCAACGGACCGGATTCCGAGATCCATTACGACCGGGGTATGGAGTATGGCTGTGGGCGTACGGAGTGCGGACCAGGGTGCGACTGTGGGCGTTTTCTGGAGACCTGGAATCTCGTCTTCATGGAGTTCTATAAGGAAGCTGATGGCACGCAGCGCCCCCTTCCGCGCAAGAACATCGACACCGGTATGGGACTGGAACGGATCTCATTGATCATGCAGGGGGTAGGATCGGTTTTCGAGACCGATCTCTTTTACCCGATCCTGAGTGAAGCAGCGACGATTGCTGGTGTTCGTTACAAAGAACAGGCGCGTGTCGACCGCTCGCTCCGCGTGATCGCCGATCATGCACGTGGCGTCACGTTCCTGGTCGGAGATGGGGTATTCCCCAGCAACGAAGGGCGCGGGTATGTGCTGCGGCGAGTGCTGCGGCGTGCGGTTCGGCATGGGAAGCTCCTGGGGATCGAACGACCGTTCCTCAACCAACTGGTCGATGTCGTCATCGAACTCTTTTCTTCCTACTATCCGAACTTGAACGAGCAGCGAGAGCGGATACACCGTGTCATTCGTCACGAGGAGGAGCACTTCCAGCGCACGCTCTCGGCTGGTCTCTCGCGTTTCGAAGCGCTTTTGGATCAGCTGCAACGGAGCGGTGAGCAGGTGCTACCTGGTGACGAGGCCTTCCGTCTTTACGATACCTATGGTTTCCCATTGGAATTGACCGAGGAATTGGCTCGCGAATCCGGCTTTACTGTCGATCGGGCCGGGTTCGAGCGAGCCTTGGAACGGCAACGAGAGCTCAGTCGGGCCAGTGTGGGGCGCTTCGCCGATACGCAGCGGCAACGAGCCGAGCTGTATGCCCAATTCTCGGAGCGACCGACAGAGTTCGTCGGCTATGACCGCCTGGAAACGACGGCAACCATCGTCGGCATTCTCGGTTTGAGCGATCTGCGACAGGAAGCCGAGGCGGGGGAGGAGATCGAGCTGATTCTCGATCGAACACCCTTCTACGGTGAAGCAGGTGGCCAGGTCGGTGATACGGGAGAAATCGTTGCCGAAACGGGAATCGTTACGGTGGAGGATACGCAACGACCGACTCCCGAATTGATCGTGCATCGAGGTCGTGTGCGGGAAGGCTCTATCCGGGTCGGCCAGTCGGTGCGGGCGATCGTGGATGCGGAGCGACGAGCCGCTATCCGCCGCAACCACACGGCGACGCACCTGTTGCACGCGGCGCTGCGTCGTGTACTCGGCGAGCATGCGGTCCAGGCTGGTTCATTGGTCGCGCCCGATCGCTTGCGCTTCGACTTTTCTCACCATGAATCGGTCAGCCCTGAGCAGTTGCGCCGGATCGAGGAGATGGTGAACGAGCAGATCGTGCGCGATCTTCGGGTCGAGGTGCGTTACCTCCCACTACGAGACGCCTTGGCGGAGGGAGCAATCGCCCTTTTCGGCGAGAAGTACGGTGATACCGTTCGCGTCGTCTCGATCGACGGATTCAGCAAGGAGCTGTGTGGCGGGACACATGTTTCGCACACTGGCGAGATCGGCGCATTCCTGATTACCGACGAGACGAGTGTGGCCAGTGGCATCCGTCGAATCGAAGCGGTGACGGGCCTTGCGGCAGCGCGACTCGCCCGTACGCTGATCGATGTCTCGGAAGAGGCAGCCCGGCGCCTCCATGTGGTTCCAGAACAGCTTCCGGAGGCCATCGAGCGGCTGCAGCAGCAAGTCCGCGATCAGCAACGCGAAATCGAGCGGCTCGCTGCTGACTTGGCTGCAGCGCGATTGGCCCCACTCGTGGAGCGAGCGGCTCGGATCGACGGCTTCCGTGTCGTCAGCGCGCGGATAGAAGTTCCCTCGCTCGACGTGTTGCGACGAGTCGGCGATCGCTTGCGCGATGCGATCGGTTCCGGTGTCGTCATCCTGGGCACGGCGATCGAGAACCGCCCGATGATACTCGCGATGGCGACCCCGGATGCGGTGCAGCGGGGGGTGCATGCGGGACAGGTCGTCCAGGCAGTGACTCCGTTGCTGGGAGGCCGCGGTGGCGGTCGGCCGGATATCGCTCAAGGGGGCGGTGCCGATGTGTCTCGGCTCGACGAGGCCTTGGCGGCGGCCCGGGGTGAGGTCGAGCGACAGCTTCGGAACAGCACGAGCTGATCTGCTGTTCGAGTGGTCGGTCGCCCGCCGCGTGGAATCGAACACAGGGCGGATGAGGAGGTGCAGTGGTGTGGCGACCGACCGATCGATCGCGCGAACGGGGTAGTCTGCTGGCGACGCGAACCTCTGAGACAGGGGATAGACGTACGAGCGAGGCTTTTGACGAGACCGCGGAACTCGGTACGTATCGGCCCGCAAGACCCGGCCTGGCAGACGTCGGATCGTTGCGTGGGCAGAGGAGAGTTGTTTCGGTGTCGGGTGCTCGGCTGGCCAATGGGGCGCGTGCTCCGGCCGGGGTAGTAGCCGAAGGACGGTCTCGCGTCTGGCCGATGGTCGCGGGCGGCAGCGGGTCGCGCCGAAGATGGGTGTTCGCCGGGTTGCTCGTCGTTGCCGCTCTCGTCACCACTGTCGTTCTGTCGGCAGCACTAGTACCAGCGGCGACGATCCGGATCACGCCGGCGATCGAGCAACGCGAGGTGACGATGACCTATGCACTCGAGCCCTCGAGCGCGGTCGATTGGGTGGCACCCAGCCGGATGGTGTCGGTCCCCATCGAGGTGAGAGCGGAGCGCGCGACCACTGGAGAAAAAAAGGTGCCGGACGGTACGGCAAGCGGTCGGGTTCGGTTCGTCAATGCGTCGTTGCAACCGGTGCAGGTCAGCGCTGGGACGAGGTTGACTGGTACGAACGGCATCGCGTACCGTGTCGCGGAGGACGTCATCGTGCCTGCTGCCGATCCCTTCGGAAGTCAGGCCTTTGGGGTGGCTGACGGACGAGTCGTTGCCGATGTTCCTGGACCGGACGGGAATGCTGCCATCGGAACAGTGACCGGTCAACTCGGTGAAGGAGTGCTCTACCGGAACATCGAGCCTTTGACTGGAGGGTCGCTACGGACAGTCCGGCTCGTGACGGAGGACGATGTTGCCTCGCTGCGGAAGCAGCTCGAGCAGTCACTCACCGAACGTGTTCCGACGGCACTCCAGGCTACACTGCTTCCCGGAGAGACGTTGGTGGAGGGGACGCTTCGCATCGGGACTCCCGAGATTCAGATCGAGCAGAAAGCTGGTGATGAGAGCGAAAACCTGACGGGAACGGGAAAGCTGGTGCTCACCGCGCGGGTGTACGATCCGGCGGCCGTGCACCGAGCAGCGCAGGAGGAAGCAGCCAAGCGCCTGGCTCAGGCGACTGGGATCGATGTCGTGTTGATCGGCAACACGCTTACCTTCGGTGAGCCAGAGGCGATCGGTGCGAACCGCTGGCGCGTCCGTGCAGCAGCGCAGGTACGGCTCGTGCCGGCCAGCGCAGATCTCGAGCGGTTGCGGCGCGAAGCAGCTGGCCATTCGCTCGATCAGGCTATGCGGAAGGCGCAGGCTATTGCAGGGGTGGGTGGCGTGGAGATCGAGATTCGTCCCGGCTGGTGGCCCAAGCGTCTTCCCGATCGGGCCTCACGGATCCAGGTGGTGGTGAGTGAGTGAAGAACGGCTGGGCCGGACGATGGGGCTGGACGTCGGGGGGCGGCGGGTCGGCGTGGCGATCAGCGACGAAATGGGGATGATCGCCAGTCCATTGGCGACCATCGATCTGGATCGCGATGGCCTCGAGCGGCTGGTGGAGTTGATCAGTCGATACGACCCGGTGCTGATCGTCGTCGGGTTACCGGTGACGATGCGAGGTCGTGAGGGTAGTCAGGCAGTCGAGACGAAGGCGTTCGCCGCTCGGTTAGCGGAGCGAATCGACCGACCCATCGTCTTTTGGGACGAGCGATTGACCAGTTCGGCAGCGGAGCGCCTGTTGACTGACGCGGGTGTCGGTCGGAAACGTCGCCGGGAACTCGTGGACGCCGTAGCCGCCGCCCTCCTTCTCCAGAGTTATTTGGACGCTCAGCGAAGCCAGCGTGGTCGGCACGGTACACAGAAGCGGGACCGATCGCTTGACTCCTCGGGAACCGCTTGAGGGAGGACGATCTCGTCGCTTTCCCTCATTCCCGGTCGGACACTCCGATCATTGCAGGAGAGTCGCCGCATCGCTATACTGCGTTCGACTGGTCGGCGGAGGAGTAGGACCGAAGACGATGAAGCTGGTGATCGCAGTGGTGCAGAACGAAGATGCCGACAGCATCGTCGAGTCTCTGCTCGAGCGCCAGTTTCGGGCTACCCGCCTCGCCAGTACTGGTGGCTTCTTGCGTCGTGGCAATACGACACTCCTGATCGGTGTCGAAGATCACGACGTAGAAACTGTCTTGGATGTCATTCGGACGAGAGCTCGCACTCGAATTCGTCAGGACAGCGCTCACGGCGCGGTCGAGAGTGCTGCGGCGACTGTTTTCGTGATCCCCCTCGAAGATTACCAGCGCCTCTGAGGCGCACTGACTGGTTCCACGCTGATCCGAATACCAGCTCTCAGCGGAACGTGGTCCAGCGGCGCGTGCTGGAGCCACGTTGGAGACGGTGCGTTGCGCGTCGCATGAGCACGATGGTCAGTCCGGCTAGGAAAAAGCCAGCGACGAATAGGCTTTCGACTGGGACCGTGCCGCGTTGCCAGTCGATGAATCGGGCGCTCAGGAGACCGAGCAAAGTCGGATAGAGTAGTAGGCCACTCAAAGCGAAGATCCCCGCTTCGATGATGGCTAAACGAGGATCGGCGCCGCGCCAGCGACTCACGATATAGGGACCGAGCGTTCCGGCTGGGAGCCAGATCAGGAACGCCCGCAACCATTCTGCAGTGAGCGTATCCATCGGCCAGCGACCCTTTCTTTCTGAAATCTTTGGAGCGAGCCGGTCGACCGCTACCGGTATCGCGGTCACTGGTCGCCTCCTTTTCGAGCGTACCGAGGGGGCTGCTGTGCTGTCCAGGTACGTCGCTCGTGGGAGGTAATGGATCCACGGCAGCGATTCCCGTTGGAGGACCCTGATCCAGCTTCTCCGACGGGCGGCGAGGAGCGTGGCGGAGTCTCGCTTCGAGGATGACTGTGCGTTCGTCGCGGTCGACCATGGAGCTTTGGCGGGGACGAGCAGGTTCGCCCTCGCTGCGTGTCTCCGCTCAAGGAGCGCCTGGGAAGAGATCGTTTTCCTCGAGAAGTCCCGCTAATCGAAGAAGGTTGAGGGCCAGTACGGCAGTGGTGACTGGACCCGTGCCGCCAGGAACGGGGGTAAGAGCGCTGGCCACTTCGGCGACGGCTGGATCGACATCACCGATGAGACGGCCGTCGCGCACCGAGACCCCGAAATCGATAACCACGGCTCCTGGAGCGACCATGTCCGGCTTGACGAGATGGGGTTGGCCGGCAGCGACGAACAGGAGATCGGCCTGTCGCGTGAGCTTGGCGAGATCAGGCGTACGGCGATGGCAAATGGTCACAGTGGCGTCGCGGGCCAGAAGCAAGAGGGCAAGCGGGCGACCGACGACGGGGCTGCGACCGATGACGACAGCATGCCGACCCGCCACTTCGATGCCGTAGTGCTGGAGGAGGATAAGTCCTCCGAGAGGGGTGCTCGGCGCGATCCAAGGACTGCCGATCGCTAAACGCCCTTGCTGTTCGAACGAGACGCCGTCGACGTCCTTGGTGGGCGGCATCAGTCGTGCGAGCGATCGGCGCGAGACGCCTTTGGGGAGCGGCTGCAACGCCAGGATGCCGGTGACGGATTCGTCCTCGGCGAGTCGCTTGAGGAGAATCGCGAATCGAGATTCATCCAGTGTATCGTCAATCTCTTCGGTCCGATAATTCAAGCTCAGTGTGGTGAATTGCTTGCGGATCGCGCGAGCGTAGGCTTGGGCGGAAGGATCGTTGGGGAGCAGCACGGTGAGGGTGGGTGGTCCCTGATGTGGGGCTCGCCGTGCAAGCACTTGCTGGATACGGGCGTGCAGCGACTCGACGACTGGTCTCCCCGATAGTATGTGGGCAGCCATCGCTCTCCATCCTTTCCGCGTGACAGAAGTCTTTCGATGGGACGCCAGGTCATTTGTGCAGTAGCGTGCACGCATGATCCTCAGGCCTGAGCGTGCTCCGAGAGGAGCGCTCGGCGCTGGAGGATTTCGCGCTGGAGTACTTCCGCGCGTTCCGGAGAGAGAAGTGGCAGGTTGGCGCGCGCCATCGCGAGTGCTGCCTCGATGCCCGCTCGGCAGAGGGCTCGTGCTGCTTCCAGATCGGATGCAGCGAAGGATGGGGTGTGCGGCAGGACCGATCGGATGAGCGCTGAGAGTGCGAGCCCCAAATCGGCAGTCTCGAGCGGGACCGTGCTCGCTCGCTCCGCAGCGACAGTAGCCGATGGCGAGCGCTGATCCATACGAAGCGCACTTAGCAACTCGTCGAGCGCTACTCGGTCACGCTCGGCTTGCGCGAGTGCGCTCGCGGCGATGCGTTCGAGATCCTCAGCGAGCGTATCTGCCACTTCGCGGGGCAGCTGTTGCTTGGCGGCACGGCGGACAAGATCGGTAAGAGCAGCTGCTTGAGCGATGGACAAGCATGCGGCAACCCCACCCCCGCAACGATAGCGTGGGCGACGCATGCGTTCCACTAACTGGGTGACGGTCCAGTCGGCGATCGACCCCTCTCGATCCAATACCACCCGACTCCCTCCTCCCGTTTTCTTGTCCATAGCAAACGTTTGCAGCGCGTGAGCGCGGACGCGAGCGCTTCCTGTGCGAGTATAGCCATGAAGTTGCTGTCACTTGGCTGTCGTCTTGGTGTCGCTATGCCTGCATCATCTTTTCTGTTGTGTCTGTGTGACACAACGCTGTGGACAGGGTGGAAAAGGGGTTGACGGGTGGGCACGGGACATGTAGGATGGGGGTGTCGATCGGGCACCGTTCGCTTCGGGCGAGTTCGCTGGGAGCGGAAGCAAAGGGGGCAAGCGATGGAGAGAGAGCCGGTGACGTTCTTCGGCCAACTCTTGCGCCGCTATCGGGAGTCAGCCAGGCTCTCGCAGAGTCGTCTTGCGCAGCGAGCCGGCTTCGATCACAGTTACGTGTCGCGACTGGAGAGTGGGCGTCGAGCACCGACTCGGGAGGCGATTCTGCGTTTGGCGGAGGCGCTCGAACTCGGGCCGGCCGACCGTGACAGCTTGCTGGCTGCTGCTGGTTTCTTACCCGAACAGACCGAATACCTGTTCGGTAGCGAGCCGGTGCTCGGGGAAGTCGTCGAGCTTCTCCAGCGCACGGACGTTCCAGAGCAGATTCGCGAAGACCTCCGCCAGTTGCTCGCGCTGGTGGTCCGGCAGGTAAAGCGGGCACTCATTGGAATCGGTTCCATCGGCGAGAGCGAAGACGAGGTTCCGGGTAGTACGGGTTGGTCCCCGCGCTGGCCGGGTCAGGCTGCTTCGCAAGGAGCAGTGTGAGCGTCGATGCGGGAATCTCGCGCATCTGTGCTGTTCTTGTACGCTTGGGACAGGTAGTGGGACTCGTGATCGATCGCCTGACCCAGGATCGATCGCCGGGCGTCCCTGAGGAGGTACGAGGGGGCTAGCGTGGCGCGGCCGTACGCTCATCTTCATTTGCATACGGAATTCTCGCTACTCGACGGCCTCGGTCGGATACCGGAGTACGTGGGGCGTGCTCGCGAACTCGGTATGGAGCACCTGGCGATATCCGATCACGGGGTGCTGTATGGAATCATCGATTGGTACAAGGCAGTCAGGGCCGAGGGGCTTCATCCCATCATCGGGATGGAAGCGTATCTTGCCCCACGGTCGGTTCAAGACCGGGACAAGACGATCTACCATCTCTTGCTGCTTGCAGAGAATGAGCGCGGTTACAAGAATTTGCTGAAACTGGCCACGCGAGCGAGCTTGGAGGGGTTCTATTACAAACCGCGCATCGATATGGCCATGCTGGCCGAACATGCCGAGGGGCTGATCGCAACCTCGGCGTGCCTCGGGGGACCGATTGCGAACAACCTACTGAATGGGAATCACGAGGCAGCTCGGGAGTGGGGAATCCGTCTCCGCGAGTTGTTCGGGCCAGATCGGTTTTACATCGAGCTACAGGATCACGGATTGCCGGAACAGCGGCGAGTGAATAGCGAGCTGGTGGCACTGGCTCGCGAACTGGATCTTCCCTTGGTCGTGACCAACGACGTCCATTATCTCCGCCAGGAGGATGCGAGCGTTCAGGATTTGCTGATCTGCATCCAAACCAACTCGACGCTCGATGACCCCAAGCGGATGCGAGTTCAGTCCGACCAGCTTTACTTCAAGAGTGCCGAGGAGATGTGGCGACTCTTCGGTGCCGAGGTCCCGGAGGCACTCCTCAATACGGTCCGTATCGCCGAGCGTTGCGAGGTCGAACTCGAATTCGGTCGTCTCCATCTCCCCGACCCTGGTATACCAGCGGGGATGACTGCTGACGACTATCTTGCCGCACTGTGCTGGGAGGGGATTCGCCAGCGTTATCCTGAGTTGACCGAAGAAGTACGTCGTCGCCTGGAGTACGAGCTGGATGTTATCCGTCAGACCGGATTTTCCAGCTATATGTTGATCGTGCGAGACTTCGCGGAGTTCGCTCGCCAGCGGGGCATTCTTTATGGTGTGCGGGGAAGCGCAGCAGCGAGCATCGTGCTCTACGCTCTCGGTATCACCGATGTCGATCCTCTTGCCAATCGCTTGGTCTTCGAGCGATTTCTCAACCCGGAGCGCCGGGAGATGCCGGATATCGACATGGATTTCGCGGATGACCGGCGACACGAGGTGATCGAGTATGTCGCCCGCAAGTACGGCGCGGAGCACGTTGCGCAAATCATCACTTTCGGAACGATGGGAGCGAAGGCCGCGATCCGCGATGTCGGCCGGGCGATGGGATGGCCGCATGCCGAAGTCGATCGGATCGCGCGATTGATACCGAGCGGCGTGAACATGACGCTCGAGCGGGCGCTGGAGGAGAGCCCGGAACTCCGGCACCTGTACGAGACAGACCCGCGTTCGCGCGAATTGATCGACAATGCGCGAAAACTGGAGGGCATCGCTCGGCACGCTGGCACCCACGCGGCCGGGGTGGTCATCTCGGCGTCTCCCTTGGTCGAGCATGTCCCGCTGCAGCGTCCGGCGCGTGCCGAGGAGGGAGCACTCCCGACTACCCAGTTCCCGATGGAGACGGTCGCCGAGATCGGTCTGCTCAAGATGGATTTCTTGGGGCTGGCCAATTTGACGATCTTGGCGAACGCTGTCGAGCTGATCCGCGAGACGCGCGGCGAAACGATCGATCTGAAGCAGATTCCGATGGACGATCGCAAGACGTTCGAGCTCTTGGCCGAAGGGCAAACCTTCGGGGTGTTCCAGCTCGAGAGTGCGGGCATGCGGCGGTACATCCGGGAACTGCGGCCGACCTCGGTTGCCGAGCTCGCGGCGATGATCGCGCTGTACCGACCGGGGCCGATGCAACATATCCCACGTTACTGCCGCGCGAAGCATGGATTGGAGCCGATTCAATACCCGCATCCTGATCTGGCGGAAATTCTCGACGAGACATACGGTGTCATCGTCTACCAGGATCAGGTGCTCCTCATCGCACGGAAATTTGCTGGCTACACGCTCGGTGAAGCGGACATCATGCGCAAGGCGATGGGAAAGAAGATTCCCGAAAAGATGCGCGCTGAGCGGGAGCGCTTCATTGCCGGAGCCATAGCGAAAGGGTATAGCGAGGAGGATGCCGAGCGCATCTTCAATCTGATCGAACCATTTGCCGGCTACGCCTTCAACAAGGCGCACGCCACCTGTTATGCAGTCGTATCCTATCAGACAGCCTACCTCAAAGCCAATTATCCGGTGGAGTACATGACGGCAATCCTGCGCAACGCGCCTAGTCATCCGTCCGGAACCGTGAAGCGGATCGCGGCAGCGCTCGCCGAATGCCAGAAGCTGGGGATTTCGGTGCTTCCGCCGGACATCAATCACAGCGAGGCGACCTTTACGGTCGAGCAGTTGCCGGATGGCAGCCGCGCGATCCGGTTCGGGCTGGCGATGGTCAAGCACGTCGGGGAAGCTGCGGTCGAAGCGATCCTGGCTGCCCGCAATGAGCAGCCTGGGAAAGTGTTCCGCTCGTTCGAGCACTTTTGCGAGACGATCGACTGGAGCGTCGTCAATCGGCGAGCGGTCGAGAGCTTGATCAAGTGTGGTGCGTTGGACTGCTTTGGTGATCGCAAGATTTTGCTCGCACAGTTGGACCAGGCGATCCAGGCGGCACAGGCTCGCCAGAAAGCGCTGCGGCGGGGGCAGATGGATCTCTTCTCGGCAGTGGGTCATGATCAGGCTGCTCCTTTGCGCTTTTCCCGTCCGGATATCGAGCCACCTGACATACCGACCCGGACCTTGCTCGGGTGGGAACGGGAACTTCTCGGCGTGTACTTGAGTGCCCATCCGCTGGACGAGTTCGTCCTGCTCGGGCGACTCCGGGGACTCGTGCAGATTGCGGAACTGGACGATGAGTCGGTTGGGCAGACTGTCGAGTTGCTCGCTTTGATCAGTGGGGTGCGCAAGTTGACGACGCGCACCGGGCGCGTCATGGCTGTCCTGCAACTGGAAGACCGCTCCGGTACCATCGAGGCGGTTGTCTTCCCTGACCTCTACGAGACAACTCGTGAACGGTTGGCCGA
Protein-coding regions in this window:
- a CDS encoding bifunctional 5,10-methylenetetrahydrofolate dehydrogenase/5,10-methenyltetrahydrofolate cyclohydrolase, whose amino-acid sequence is MAAHILSGRPVVESLHARIQQVLARRAPHQGPPTLTVLLPNDPSAQAYARAIRKQFTTLSLNYRTEEIDDTLDESRFAILLKRLAEDESVTGILALQPLPKGVSRRSLARLMPPTKDVDGVSFEQQGRLAIGSPWIAPSTPLGGLILLQHYGIEVAGRHAVVIGRSPVVGRPLALLLLARDATVTICHRRTPDLAKLTRQADLLFVAAGQPHLVKPDMVAPGAVVIDFGVSVRDGRLIGDVDPAVAEVASALTPVPGGTGPVTTAVLALNLLRLAGLLEENDLFPGAP
- a CDS encoding cyclodeaminase/cyclohydrolase family protein, translated to MVLDREGSIADWTVTQLVERMRRPRYRCGGGVAACLSIAQAAALTDLVRRAAKQQLPREVADTLAEDLERIAASALAQAERDRVALDELLSALRMDQRSPSATVAAERASTVPLETADLGLALSALIRSVLPHTPSFAASDLEAARALCRAGIEAALAMARANLPLLSPERAEVLQREILQRRALLSEHAQA
- a CDS encoding helix-turn-helix domain-containing protein, which translates into the protein MEREPVTFFGQLLRRYRESARLSQSRLAQRAGFDHSYVSRLESGRRAPTREAILRLAEALELGPADRDSLLAAAGFLPEQTEYLFGSEPVLGEVVELLQRTDVPEQIREDLRQLLALVVRQVKRALIGIGSIGESEDEVPGSTGWSPRWPGQAASQGAV
- a CDS encoding DNA polymerase III subunit alpha, with the translated sequence MARPYAHLHLHTEFSLLDGLGRIPEYVGRARELGMEHLAISDHGVLYGIIDWYKAVRAEGLHPIIGMEAYLAPRSVQDRDKTIYHLLLLAENERGYKNLLKLATRASLEGFYYKPRIDMAMLAEHAEGLIATSACLGGPIANNLLNGNHEAAREWGIRLRELFGPDRFYIELQDHGLPEQRRVNSELVALARELDLPLVVTNDVHYLRQEDASVQDLLICIQTNSTLDDPKRMRVQSDQLYFKSAEEMWRLFGAEVPEALLNTVRIAERCEVELEFGRLHLPDPGIPAGMTADDYLAALCWEGIRQRYPELTEEVRRRLEYELDVIRQTGFSSYMLIVRDFAEFARQRGILYGVRGSAAASIVLYALGITDVDPLANRLVFERFLNPERREMPDIDMDFADDRRHEVIEYVARKYGAEHVAQIITFGTMGAKAAIRDVGRAMGWPHAEVDRIARLIPSGVNMTLERALEESPELRHLYETDPRSRELIDNARKLEGIARHAGTHAAGVVISASPLVEHVPLQRPARAEEGALPTTQFPMETVAEIGLLKMDFLGLANLTILANAVELIRETRGETIDLKQIPMDDRKTFELLAEGQTFGVFQLESAGMRRYIRELRPTSVAELAAMIALYRPGPMQHIPRYCRAKHGLEPIQYPHPDLAEILDETYGVIVYQDQVLLIARKFAGYTLGEADIMRKAMGKKIPEKMRAERERFIAGAIAKGYSEEDAERIFNLIEPFAGYAFNKAHATCYAVVSYQTAYLKANYPVEYMTAILRNAPSHPSGTVKRIAAALAECQKLGISVLPPDINHSEATFTVEQLPDGSRAIRFGLAMVKHVGEAAVEAILAARNEQPGKVFRSFEHFCETIDWSVVNRRAVESLIKCGALDCFGDRKILLAQLDQAIQAAQARQKALRRGQMDLFSAVGHDQAAPLRFSRPDIEPPDIPTRTLLGWERELLGVYLSAHPLDEFVLLGRLRGLVQIAELDDESVGQTVELLALISGVRKLTTRTGRVMAVLQLEDRSGTIEAVVFPDLYETTRERLAEESIVLLQARVEERNEELQLVVESVADPREDLRNLVQPSRIVHVRLPITTSVDEDIERMHALRDLLVTFAGDDEVRIHLPLAQGEIVLASRLRVDWCADFARVIEATLGAGSVWVEERTALELASAA